In a single window of the Nycticebus coucang isolate mNycCou1 chromosome 13, mNycCou1.pri, whole genome shotgun sequence genome:
- the LOC128563821 gene encoding peptidyl-prolyl cis-trans isomerase A-like has translation MVNPTVFFDVAADGEPLGRVSFELFADKVPKTAENFHALSTGEKGFGYKGSCFHRIIPGFMCQGGDFTHHDGTGVKSIYGEKFEDENFVLKHTGPGILSMANAGPNTNGSQFFICTTKTEWLDGKHVVFGKVKEGMNVVEAMECFGSKNGKTSKKITITNCGQL, from the coding sequence ATGGTCAATCCCACCGTGTTTTTTGATGTTGCTGCCGACGGTGAGCCCTTGGGCCGCGTCTCCTTCGAGCTGTTTGCAGACAAAGTTCCAAAGACAGCAGAAAACTTTCATGCTCTGAGCACTGGAGAAAAAGGATTTGGTTATAAGGGTTCCTGCTTTCACAGGATTATTCCAGGGTTTATGTGCCAGGGTGGTGACTTCACACACCATGATGGCACTGGTGTCAAGTCTATCTACGGGGAGAAATTTGAAGATGAAAACTTTGTCCTGAAGCATACTGGTCCTGGCATCTTGTCCATGGCAAATGCTGGACCAAACACAAATGGTTCCCAGTTTTTCATCTGCACTACCAAGACTGAGTGGTTGGATGGCAAGCATGTGGTCTTTGGCAAGGTGAAAGAAGGCATGAATGTTGTGGAAGCCATGGAGTGCTTTGGGTCCAAGAATGGCAAGACCAGCAAGAAGATCACCATTACCAACTGTGGACAGCTGTAA